In Setaria viridis chromosome 5, Setaria_viridis_v4.0, whole genome shotgun sequence, the genomic stretch gctgacccgaaggttcaggatggttcctccacaagcctcCGGCCGACCCCAtcagtcaggaaggtggattgcccgacccccaccagcagcagcgcccagTTTCcccggcttccaaccacaggtgccccggccgacaccaccagcaccaccccgccctgcagCTAGTAGCCGCTGTTTTACCtgtggcaatgaagggcattttgctaaggactgccccaggaacaagcatcagcatcaaagtcagaaccccatggcaaccagaggaagaagacccaaggtgcaagtccgaaagggccgactcaactacactagcttgaccgagctccccgaaggtgcgccagtaatgacgggtactttccttgttttaaatcaagctgttgttgtgttgtttgattcgggagcctctcataactttatcgggagtaaggctagagaacgatgtgagctggatgtcggtcacactaaggaaccctatgtgatcgccactccagGAGGGAAGATAACATCGGAtcagatcgttactcttgtacctctccagctaggcccaacccttttcaaggaaaaccttatcatccttgacctagaaggcatagatgtcatccttgggatggattggatggcccgacatcatgtggttctagacACAGCAGCCCGATCTCTCCgcatcagctcacccttccatggcagttctatcctatccttgaaacatcctaagtctgcacttccttgtgcctaccctctatcgggagcccgtctagaaggcctccctgttatctgtgagtaccctgacgtgtttccggaagacttgcctggtatgccacctgatagagaagtggagttttccatagagttgatccctagCACCGCACCAATATCTAAGaggccctatcggatgccacccgctgagttggccgagttgaaaacccagttgcatgatctgttggaaaaaggcttcatccgacctagcacatcatcttggggttgccctgccctgtttgtgaagaagaaggatggcagtctacgcatgtgtgtggactaccgacccctcaatgctgtgaccatcaagaacaagtacccactgccacgcattgatgtcttgtttgatcagttagccggagcaaaagtgttctccaagatcgatcttcgttctggttatcaccaaatcaagatccgaccctgcgacatacccaagacagccttctccacGAGGTATGGGCTATACGagtactgttggaggtatgccctaagaggcaatcatagagatgatgatattccatttgtatccatgatttgtatattgtgttcattgaatatccattaaaggctacttgaattgatttgcaattatgtgaattgtatgtgaaactctttacttgtatggttattctaaagttatccctagtcggagttcatgtgaggacacacatgaatattagactagcacatgtattagttgatgactatatttcacaagtcatggacatggagatgttgaactaataatgtggacacatgtggagacatgtgttaggactgacccaacacgagaagtagttctctctttaaacaacatatacgctttgtccttagacctgagattgtcgcatgtattctagatgtggatcgacctacttaggggctatcaaacgctacgccgtaacagggtagttataaaggtagctttcgggtttgtcaagaagcatgctatgagacatggtcaatcaagatgggatttgcccctctctgattgagagtgatatctctgggcccctcgagtgatcggatccgaaaatgcatggccatgctacgtacggttaagagttaacctacaaagggattccgaatcacaggatcgagaaagagcggtcagcttgaagctagaccaaatatcgtgaggcaaagggaatagcatgtatattatgttgtgatggttcgtctgatatgatcttcgtatgcgtataggagttggcacgtcttgctagaggccgctaccgactattgggccgagtaggagtactcgggccatgtctatacgtatccgaacccatagggtcacacacttaaggggctggaagcccaattcggatctgatccgagttggattaggtttaggagtgctaatgggcctcggatccagaggcccatcaggaacctctataaatagaggggtgggggcgccctagggttcacaccttttggctgaacacacttgccgcgcctcccacgccctcgcctgttgcaactcgcggatctagcaatccggcttgcgacgcttcctccctgcacgtgtggataccttggaggtgttgcgcctgcagcacttggacgagccatcgacgagccgccgacgagccacgacgagccgacgacgagccgcggcaccggaggcgatcttgctgtgcacgtggacgagctgctgaggagccgctggacgtgatcgactacgtacgactacgttgttcgactacgtacgactacgtgatcgtcttcactgcaccgacgcatatctacatcttccgcaccagtagtgcgtcgagtggtaatcccgtgatccttatacggcagttcttcctggttatacgcggtagaaattttgatttgcgctagcgtagcctacctcgtatcccaacaagtacctggtcatgtcctttggactcaccaatgcacccgcctatttcatgtacctcatgaactcggtgttcatgcccgagctggacaagtttgtggtggtgttcattgatgatatcctagtgtactcgaagagcgaagaagaacatgccgatcatcttcatgtggttctccaacggctgagggatcaccaactctatgccaagttctccaagtgtgagttttggttacgtagtgtcaagtttttgggacacactatctccaaggatggtatagccatcgaccccagtaaggtacaggaagttatggaatggaagcctcctgcctcagtgcaacagatcagaagtttccttggattggcaggctactatcggcgcttcatacaggatttctctaagatagctaagccgatgacagagttgttgaagaaggAGGCCAAAttcgtgtggaacgacaagtgtaaagaagccttcaaaaccctgaagcacctgctgaccacagccccagttttggctcagcccgacccttctaggccgtttgatgtgtactgtgacgcctctggcaccgGACTTGGGTgcgttcttatgcaagacaaccaagtcattgcctatgcctcgcgagcattacgacctcatgagctgagctacccaacccatgaccttgagctagcagcagtgatacatgccttaaagatatggagacactatctgatgggaaCCCACTGCAACCTttataccgaccacaagagcctcaagtacatctttactcaagctGACCTCAACATACGCtagagaagatggttggagttaatAAAGGACTATGAcatggaagttcactatcatcccggcaaggccaatgtggtcgccgatgcccttagtcgcaagcaccgttgcaactgcttgttggtaacaactttcaccgagactttgtgccatgagatgggaaaactcagtttggagattatttctcatggaacccttggtcacatcaccCTTAACTCAGTTCTagaagaccaaatccggtcagcacaattaaaggatgaagaaataaagcgGATCTTAGATgcagctcatctctccaagttctcaatccatcctggcagcaataagatgtaccatgatctccgtcaaaccttttggtggagtggcatGAAACCGGAAAtagcccggtatgtttcagaatgtgacacctgtcagcgtgtcaaagccagccatctaaaggtagcaggtaccctgcagccactacctattccctcttggaaatgggaagacatcagcatggacttcatagttggattgccccttacatcacagcgatatgattccatctgggttatagtggaccgtttgaccaagaccgcacacttccttcctgtccgcaccacccacacagtcaagcagtatgcagagttgtacctcgaccgcatagtttccctacacggtgtacccaagaccatcatctcggatcgaggagttcagtttgtggcacgcttttgggaacaactacaagcatccatgggcaccaagctcatacgtagctcaacatatcaccctcaaaccgatggccaaactgagagagtcaatcagatcctcgaagacatgttgagagcttgtgtcatccactatgacaagaattgggataagtgcctgcccttggcagagttctcctacaacaacagctaccaggccagtttgaagatggcaccgttcgaagccctgtatggccggagatgtcggacacccttgatttggtcccaagcaggagaaagacaggtctatggccctgacttagtggcagaagccgaagagcaagtaagggtaattcaagccaatctcaaggctgcccaatctcgacaaaagagttattccgaccggcggagaagacccctgcagttcgaccttggtgatcatgtgtaccttcgagtctccccgaccaaaggagtacaacggtttggagtaaaaggcaagttggctccccgttacattggcccttatgagattgtggagatatgtggacctgttgcttacaggatccaactcccagaacagttgtcggccatacacgatgttttccatgtgtctcaactgaagaaatgcgtacaagttccagcagagatcttagagcaagagcagcttcaggtagagcccgacccgacctacgccgagtacccagaccgagttcttgaccagaaggaaaggcatacccggcgccaagtggtaaagatgtacaagatcctctggagaaaccacaccgaagatgaagcaacatgggaaacggacgaatatctgaacaagcgcttcccgggttttctatctcatcaaggaggtaagaacggcacACCCCCCTTCTgatgcctgaatctcgggacgagattctttttaagaggggtaggctgtgatgaTCGGTCCCTAatcttcccagttaatcttaatcctagcccttgatcatagtcatctgtctcGTTTGCCGGGCCTGAAAGTTCAATCTCCcgatcggtcccgacccctgagacccgacccctccccgcttcgctctgatcccgaccccgccaaacccagctcaccgtcagatccttctaagtctttcccaaacgcCGTTCTATCCGACCAGTGGACccttgagatctttttccccagatcttccgtGACAGGTGCACTCGAGTTgaatgcccgcttcagagtctccccgccgcgtggctcatcttctccgacgcctgccgctcagttttgtctctggctcgcgaccgaatgaattcttgcgcccccttccccaatggcagcggaagcccctctgcaccctttctgcagcacctcgcctcccgcgcccatcatcacaccgccagatcccgaccgcagagcccgatgtcgcccgtcttttccgtcacttcgaacacagtcgcgccgcctggtctccgctacacgacgattcctccatcgccaaccccgaccacggcagcaacagctccttttccccgccctgccagaagccgcccgacaatctgttgctccgcgctcgcccacgcgcccgcggctgcatgtcttttcacctgtgcgccctcgattctagcaccgttaaaccggtcgcttctatcaaatcttccgcacggcgacgcctgcctccgccaaatctcaaccaccggcatacctgctcctgcgccgccctgacgacagaacccaatgaccgctggcgtcatccccgagtcctgcaccaccgcccttgtcgctcaatcgccgccccggcagagcactccattgctctccccggccttcgcgccgctccccttctctctcccgcgccgcttcccttccccgttccagcagctataaaaaggaatgcgcaagcccgccggagttccctccgccattgttgccttcagccattctcttgctccctgctcaagctcctagcgccacacgctaagctcttgaggaactctcccctcagctcccctccgttttccccaagccacccagccgcttgctcctccgtgctgcgtaaaagctcacttgtgatccgcaagaagcaccgccgccgccggagtactgccggtcttagccgttgttcaaagccttagtccctccgcccaagtctgcttcttcccgaccccaagctttccttgtaggaagaaggtaagctgccgaccccagtccgcttcgcctgacccctcttgtccgcccgaccccggttccgtctcgcccgaccctatctgtttcgccgacccttatccgcctcgcccgagggctcgactgtgatctttttcttcaacccgagggtgtatgtgtaaaacttagtaacccttcagcgcttgcgtctgaggatccctagtataccacatcctctagttcaaggatcagagcataagttcctttccgacccttacctcttgatcttcaccagctttcttgaacctccccaccctcctgctctttgtcgcgagtttctgggctcaggcgagcaagtgttgctgttaaaataaccgtctatgctaactcttgcattgcattcgtgtagagctgcgcctcgccgatggcttctacgagctacacccggcgccaga encodes the following:
- the LOC117856509 gene encoding transposon Ty3-G Gag-Pol polyprotein, with the translated sequence MEVHYHPGKANVVADALSRKHRCNCLLVTTFTETLCHEMGKLSLEIISHGTLGHITLNSVLEDQIRSAQLKDEEIKRILDAAHLSKFSIHPGSNKMYHDLRQTFWWSGMKPEIARYVSECDTCQRVKASHLKVAGTLQPLPIPSWKWEDISMDFIVGLPLTSQRYDSIWVIVDRLTKTAHFLPVRTTHTVKQYAELYLDRIVSLHGVPKTIISDRGVQFVARFWEQLQASMGTKLIRSSTYHPQTDGQTERVNQILEDMLRACVIHYDKNWDKCLPLAEFSYNNSYQASLKMAPFEALYGRRCRTPLIWSQAGERQVYGPDLVAEAEEQVRVIQANLKAAQSRQKSYSDRRRRPLQFDLGDHVYLRVSPTKGVQRFGVKGKLAPRYIGPYEIVEICGPVAYRIQLPEQLSAIHDVFHVSQLKKCVQVPAEILEQEQLQVEPDPTYAEYPDRVLDQKERHTRRQVVKMYKILWRNHTEDEATWETDEYLNKRFPGFLSHQGGKNGTPPF